Below is a genomic region from Gadus macrocephalus chromosome 14, ASM3116895v1.
ACTCCCCACCCAGCCCAGCGGTGAGAGCAAGTGTACGGGGAGACGAGATACTTTACCCTACACTAGCTGGTCTAGAGACGAGAGAGACGGTCCTATTAAAGGCCGTTTGAGTTCTTAAAATAAAAGGACCACCATCCATCCCTCTGAACACAGCACCGGCTGAACCACAGGAAGAGAGGCAGCCGCAGAAACCCACCGAGACCCAGCCCAGCGGCCCGGAGAGAGAGCAGCTCATAGCTCAGCTGCACACACAGGTACGTACGCCTGGGCCTGGACTCCAGCCCGCTCAGCAGTCACATGACTCCggtcacatgacccccccccccaccccccccccccccccgctgtacTGGAGCAGCCTCTAGATGATCCCCGCTATTAGCTGAATACAAACGAGAACACTGCTCGTTATTCAGAACGGCTTTTCATACTTGTGTACTAGTATTTGATGCACTGACGCTGCCTTTTGCATACGAATATTGGTGAAAGACCTCATCAAAGTTGTCATGTATTGGCTGTCAAAGTGTTCTGGGAATCTGTGAACCCCTTTTAAAAGAAACCTTAAAACATACCTATTTAATTCAGCTTCCTATTAATcccttttattgttttttgtttattttcattgtGTTGTCAAGCACATTGTATCGCAATTTTGTACGAACGGCGCTCTGTGAATAAAGTTTGTTTTGATGCGGTGCtggcaggtggaggagctggaggtgaagCTGTTGGACCAGACCCAGGAGGTGGGGAGACTGCGCTCTGAGCTGGtgaggacaaagggtggagaGATAACGAACGAGGGCNNNNNNNNNNNNNNNNNNNNNNNNNNNNNNNNNNNNNNNNNNNNNNNNNNNNNNNNNNNNNNNNNNNNNNNNNNNNNNNNNNNNNNNNNNNNNNNNNNNNGGTGGAGAGATAACGAACGAGGGCAGTAAAACAAGGAGGGGAAACTCGCTGGCTTGGCCGCTGATTAGGCTCGCATTCCTGGGTCTGCCGCGGGAAGACAACCTCACTATGGGCAACACGCCCCTCTGAATGGGGTCTGGGTCGCCCTGTTTAGTGCAAgaatatttacatttagcagactcttttaACCAGAGCGAttaacaataagtacatttgtcagaagaaagagaaaaaacaataaatctctgtcggtacagtaaggatgttcatagaaccaagtgccaagcaccaacaatcactaggttaacccattccccgtatacaacaaagacagcttggataagatgctacacaatgctatgaTGCTAAGTGCAAGGACATATAACATACAATaggtgcgtacattaagtgttgggacgtacaacatacaataggtgcgtacattaagtgctagGACGTACAAcagacaataagtgcgtacatgaagggccaggacgtacaacatacaataagtgtgtacattaattgttgggacgtacaacatacaataagtgcaaaaGGGAGGGACgtggggggaggctatgcagagctgaactctgaacaagatGGATGGAAGGATATGCATAAGATGTTTTCTCTGCGGGTCGGCTCCCACTCTAACCAGTGTCTTCCATGCCATCTGCGTTGTGTCCTCCCGGGCTCCAGGGGGCGACAGATCTGGAGAAGCACCTGGAGCTTCTGGTGGTCGAGAATGAGCGGCTGAAGCAGGAGCTGAAGGCGTGCCGGACGTCGGCGgccccccctccggcccccccggTGTCCCCCGCCTGCCCCGCCTGCCCCCACGGACAGGTGAGTGTTGAGCGGGACGACGGCCAGGTCGGTGTGTGCACGGGGTTAGACAGCCCGAGCTGAAGCAGCCCAGGGAGGCGTTCCCCAACGGTCCCGATACGAGCCgttaaaacgtgtgtgtgtgtgtgtgtgtgtgtgtgtgtgtctgtgtgtgtgtgtgtgtgtgtgtgtgtgtgtgtgtgtgtgtgtgtgtgtgtgtgtgtgtgtgtgtgtgtgtgtgttcggcccTCCCAGGATGCCGAGGCCCTGCGCGGCGAGGTGTCCCGCTGGGAGGGCCAGGCGCGGCAGCGGGAGCGGCGGCTGGCCGAGGTGGAGCGCGAGCTGCTGCAGAGCCACGCCCAGCGGGCGGAGCTGCAGGCCGCGCTGGAGGAGGGCCACTCCCAGCTGGACGAgagccggcggcggcggggcgacGCGGAGCAGCGGCTCGGGCTCCGCCTCCAGGAGTGTGAGGAGGAGCTGGCCCGGCAGGCCGCCGCGCCGGCGCCCGTCAAGGTGACACGCAcgcactgcagacacacacactgcggacACACGCACTGCGGACACACGCACTGCGGACACACGCACTGCGGACACACGCACtgcggacacgcacacactgcggACACAcgcactgcagacacacactgcagagcagacacacactgcagacacacacactgccgagcagacacacactgccgagcagacacacactgccgagcagacacacactgcagacacacacactgcagagcagacacacactgcacacacacactacagatgcacacactgcagatgcacacactgcagatgcacacactgcagacgcacacactgcagatgcacacactgcagatgcacacactgcagacacacacactgcagacacgcacactgcagacacacacactgcacacacgcacactgcacacacgcactgcagacacacacactgcagacacgcacactgcacacacgcactgcagacacacactgcagaccCGGTTGGGGACAGAACGGTCTCTTGCAGAACCCTTAGTGAGGCCTCTCCTGGCCGATAAATCACAAAGACGCCGTGTTGTGAATTCGGCTCGCTTTCAGGAATGTAAACCAGGACTCCCAGTAACCGTGCCCCCCTCCCGTCCCTCCCAGTACGTGACCCagacggtggaggtggagaacgCCCAGACGGGCCGGGCGCTGGCGGAGGCGCGGGCGCAGAGCGGCGCCCTGACGGAGCAGCTGCTGGTGCAGAGGCAGCTGCTGCGGGAGCTGGAGACGCAGCTGCACGAGTCCCAGAGGAGCTGCACCCAGCTGCGCACCCAGGTAGACCCCCCccgggggacccccccccccccccccccgcgccccgaCGACAGCCCGCCCCGGCCCCTCCATGGTCCTCCCTCCGTCGGGGGGGGGTGGACTGTGGGGGTGTCCGTCAGGGCCCAGGcgccctctgacctctgacctcttgaGGAAACTAAAACGAAAGTCCCGCCCCCCCGGCAGCGCCTGAggtcccgcccccctccccccccccatcactggCCCTGTAGTtcaccccgtctctctccctgcgtTTGGTTGCAGCTGCTCTCGGACAGAGCCCGCCTCTGTGGCCTGCTCTCCGTGGCCGTTGGGATGGACAATGGGGAGGTCATTCGCAGGTTGTCCAAGGTTTGACccataccccccctcccccccccccaaacccatcCCCTGCTACCCTGCTACCTGCGGCCCACCTGAACCCCCCAGGAGACGTCCTCCACACTATTAGTCTTGCCTGTGTGAGCTTGCAGGTTCCCAAAGCTGCTATGTACTGAAAAAACAAACTACTGAATGATCTGgtttgaggagggagggggggggggggggggggggggagggagggagggagggagggggggagggggggggagagcttgGGTTTAAAACGGCGAGTGATGTCAGTCGAGTGCGTTTGGAACCTGTGCGCTTGTAGTCGTCTCCCAGTAAGCTGTCCCTCTAGGTCTCTCTCCCAGTAAGCTGTCCCAGTAGGTCTCTTCCCCCAGTGCTCCCTGGTCCCCCCTGGACGTCCCCAGTGTGTGCTCCCAGCTCCCGGCAGTAAACGTTCCCAGCCTGTCCTCCTGTGTTtcgtatcttttttttttttatagagcaGTAATGTTGTAGCGCCGCGGTACCTTCAGACCCCGGGGCTTTGCGTCGCCCTTGGTTTCGCTGTGTGTGGCTGTAGCCCTTTAGCCTAGCGTGTGGCTGACCGTAGCCCTTTAGCCTAGCGTGTGGCTGACAGTAGCCCTTTAGCCTAGTGTGTGGCTGTAGCCCTTTAGCCTAGCGTGTGGCTGTAGCCCTTTAGCCTAGCGTGTGGCTCACCGTAGCCCTTTAGCCTAGCGTGTGGCTCACCGTAGCCCTTTAGCCTAGCGTGTGGCTGACCGTAGCCCTTTAGCCTAGCGTGTGGCTGTAGCCCTTTAGCCTAGCGTGTGGCTGTAGCCCTTTAGCCTAGCGTGTGGCTGTAGCCCTTTAGCCTAGCGTGTGGCTGTAGCCCTTTAGCCTAGCGTGTGGCTGTAGCCCTTTAGCCTAGCGTGTGGCTGTAGCCCTTTAGCCTAGCGTGTGGCTGTAGCCCTTTAGCCTAGCGTGTGGCTGTAGCCCTTTAGCCTAGCGTGTGGCTGACCGTAGCCCTTTAGCCTAGCGTGTGGCTGTAGCCCTTTAGCCTAGCGTGTGGCTGTAGCCCTTTAGCCTAGCGTGTGGCTGACCGTAGCCCTTTAGCCTAGCGTGTGGCTGTAGCCCTTTAGCCTAGCGTGTGGCTGTAGCCCTTTAGCCTAGCGTGTGGCTGACCGTAGCCCTTGAGCCTAGCGTGTGTGTCGTAGCGCGTACttcggtggctagctgtggtgCTCGGTCCCTGGCTGCTCTCCCGTGAGACGCCGCCCCCCTCctgacgctgtgtgtgtgtggggggggcagaTCCTGGTGTacgagggggagatggagcggGCCCAGGggcagctggaggtggagatgcagagcctggaggaggagaagaaccgCGTGATCGAGGAGGCCTTCGTGAGGGCCGAGAGCGAGATGAAGGCGGTCCACGATAACCTGGCAGGTGGGTGAAAGGGGGTTTGCCTCATCGGGACTCTTGTCCCGGGTCAGTTCTTCTAAACCCATATTGTAACCAGCCATAATTATTTCCTATTTATTGTATCTCTATCTATATAGACATAGATGTATAAATAAGAGTTTTCGGGATTTTTTTAGGTGTCTTGTAGGTGTCATTTTTCTATGAGTTTAGCTCGTTCCAGAATCCAGTAAATAATCTCCattcaaagaaaaaagaaaaagcagcCTGGCTACAGCACTATTGACCCTCTCTCGCCCACCCTCCCCCCGTCGCCCCCCTGTGCAGGTGTCCGTATGAACCTGCTGACCCTGCAGCCCGCGCTGCGCACTCTGACCTGCGACTACAACCTGCTCAAGAGGCAGGTGCAGGAGTTCCCCTACATGCTGGACAAGGCCATCGTGGAGGCCAAGCAGGAGGTGAGTAACCACGGCGGCGCTGCCGGCTGTACAAacatcctttgtgtgtgtgtgtgtgtgtgtgtgtgtttgtgtgtatttagcCGTGGCTGTGCTGTCGCTCTCTGCAGATCTGCCAGGTGATCAACGAGGTGAGCGCAGCCAACCAGGAGCTCCTGAGGAAATACAAGCGGGAGATGAACCTGAGGAAGAAGTGTCACAACGAGCTGGTGCGCCTCAAAGGTAAACACGCAGGATCACCGGGCGCCAGGGAAACGGTTGACTTTAACGGGCCTTAATATGAGGGCGCAGCAAAGAGTTAAAGGCCagaattaatatatatttacgtTTTCCATCGTCACATTTTGCCATCATAAAATCGACTCAAAATAAAGTAAGTTTTGTTTGCATCCATTAAGAAAAACAATATCTATGCTTATATTTACCtatagggcatttagcagacgctataATTCAAAGCGACGTACAATAAGTATCCATTGTGAGAAGAGAAACaccaatatatcactgtcggtaccgtaagggtgttcatagaaccaagcacCTATGCTAGGGCACTACACTGGGGATGTATGCGAACTCGCGATGGATGAAACCAACATGTGTTTACTTCCGGCGGTGCCGCCCTACCGAGCCCACGCGTGACCGAGGCCGTGTTTCCCGTTCCCCAGGCAACATCCGGGTGTTCTGCCGGGTGCGGCCGGTCAGCCACGAGGAGCACGTCTCCGCCGAGTCCCGGAACATGGTCAGCTTCGACTCGGACGATGACGCGGTCCTCTACCTCTCCAACAAGGGCAAGACCATGACCTTCGACCTCGACAAGGTCTTCCCACCGCAGGCCACGCAGGAAGAGGTCAGTCTGTCCCGGGGGACTGTcgtgtgcacgtctgtgtgccatcggggggggggcatgtgacTCTGatggtagagcgggttggctggtaaccggaaggttgctagttcgatccccgactcctcctagctagagtgtcgagggGTCCCTtgtgccttgcatggttgaccccgccgtcgtgtgtgtgaacgtgtgcatgagtgagtgaatgtgaggtaatattgtaaagcgctttgagcggccaccggttagaaaagcgcggtataaatgcagtccatttacctttTACCATCTCCAGTGGACCAATCAAATCAATCCTTTTCCGTACCCCAGGTGTTCCAGGAGGTCCAGTCGCTGGTGACCTCGTGCATCGACGGCTTCAACGTCTGCATCTTCGCCTACGGACAGACGGGCTCGGGGAAGACCTACACCATGGAGGTGAGTCGGCTCATCCTCAGTCACGTTGGTGCCTTCCTCTGAACTCTTGACGTCATAGAACCAGCCCGGGAACGCCAGCTGGTGTTAACGCCACGCGTTTGGAGTTCTCCAGAGACTAGAACGAGATTAGGGTTTAGCAAGTGGGTCaccgggtagagcgcgtaccattaagggttcgggttcgattcctgaccgtggtcctttgctgcatgtctccccgcctctctctctctctctattccatactctcctgtctgactcttcatgaatatagaaaaaaataatcatacaAATATATCCATCACTCTCCCACTTGCTCTCGCCCTCTTGACTGGAGCTGCTGGGTCTGAGCAGCGTCTGATGGTCGtacgcccctctctctctctcccccccccccagggcgcgGGCCAGAACCCGGGCATCAACCAGCGGGCGCTCCGGCTGCTCTTCTCCGAGGTCATGGAGAAGAAGCCCGACTGGGACTACAGGATCACCGTCAGCATGGTGGAGATCTACAACGAGaccctgaggtgtgtgtgtgtgtgtgtgtgtgtgtgtgtgtgtgtgtgtgtgtgtgtgtgtgtgtgtgtgtgtgtgtgtgtgtgtgtgtgtgtgtgtgtgtgtgtgtgtgtgtgtgtgtgtgtgtgtgtgtgtgtgtgtgtgtgtgtttactgtacAAACAAATCTGGTGATTCAAAACGGCTCATATTTTGGATGTAATAAAACATCCAAGTAATGTTAAATGTAATAAATCAAAGTTTAACTCTTGGAAAGAAATCTTGCCTGGACTTTTCCAACGCGTCCTCGTCCAGGGCTCTGGGCGTCCCTCCCAGAGCGGTGTCCCAGTCTGTGGACACTCTCCAGGCACAACCTGACCCCGgtgtgatcccccccccccaggaacctCCTGGGAGACAACCCCAGCGAGAAGCTGGACATCAAGATGAACCCAGACGGCAGCGGGCAGCTCTACGTCCCCGGCCTCACCCAGATCACCGTGCAGTGCCCGGAGGACATCAACCGGGTCAgccgcccccctctctctgatcGCTCTGATTGCATTACATCGTTCCTTAGGCCCTTGAGGTCACAGTAGCTCTAGAACAAACGCATCGCGTCACGAGTCACGAGTGGTCCGACCTCGCTGTACAATACAGTAGTTTATACTGTTGTTTAGTGCGTGTATATAACCGGATGCGGGATACAGCGAATGCCTTGAGACCCATGACTGCCTGTTCCTGTTGAGGTGATGGAATGTCCACAGGAAGGGATTTGCGTCTATCCCGTCGGATTAGGCCTATGTGTTAATGTATCAACGATGACATTGTTCACCGGCATGTACACATCCCGccctgtgcgtttgtgtaacTGAACTCTGCATTAAGGTCAGACGTCCACAAAGCtctgaccctcctcctcctcctcctcctcctcctcctcctcctcctcctcctcctcctcctccaggtgtttGAGCTCGGCCACATGAACCGGGCGACCGCCTGCACCAACCTCAACGAGCACAGCTCCCGCTCCCACGCGCTGCTCGTCATCACGGTGGCGGGCTTCAACTCGGCCACCGGAAACCGCACTCAAGGTAGGACAACACCAGCCaccacaacaaccaacaacaacaaccctaaCCACCAACCAACACCAGCCgccacaacaaccaacaacaacaaccctaaCCACCAACCAACACCAGCCaccacaacaaccaacaacaacaaccctaaCCACCAACCAACACCAGCTaccacaacaaccaacaacaacaaccctaaCCACCAACCAACACCAGCTACCACAACAACCACACCAacaccagccaccaccaccaacaacaccaaccaacaccaccacaccaacGACAACACCAACCAACACCAGCCGCacccaccaacaacaacaccaataaccctaaccaccaaccaacaccaccacaccaacGACAACCACCAACCAACACCAGCCGCACCCACCAACAACaccaaccaacaccaccaccacaccgacAACCACCAACCAACCTATCCAGAACAACCAcaccaacaccacaacaaccacaccgacaaccaccaccgcatcaccaacaaccacaccgacaaccaccaccaccgcatcaCCGACAACCACaccgacaaccaccaccaccgcatcaccaacaaccacaccgacaaccaccaccaccgcatcaccaacaaccacaccgacaaccaccaccagcaccaacaaccacaccgacaaccaccaccacatcaccaacaaccacaccgacaaccaccaccacatcaccaacaaccacaccgacaaccaccaccgcatcaccaacaaccacaccgacaaccaccaccaccacatcaccaacaaccacaccgacaaccaccaccaccacatcaccaacaaccacaccgacaaccaccaccaccgcatcaccaacaaccacaccgacaaccaccaccaccgcatcaccaacaaccacaccgacaaccaccaccacatcaccaacaaccacacCGACAACCACCACCGCATCACCGACAACCACACCgacaaccaccaccagcaccaacaaccacaccgacaaccaccaccaccgcattaccaacaaccacaccgacaaccaccaccacatcaccaacaaccacaccgacaaccaccaccaccgcatcaCCGACAACCACACCGACAACCACCACCGCATCACCGACAACCACaccgacaaccaccaccaccgcatcaccaacaaccacaccgacaaccaccaccagcaccaacaaccacaccgacaaccaccaccacatcaccaacaaccacacCGACAACCACCACCGCATTACCAACAACCACACCGACAACCACCACCGCATTACCAACAACCACaccgacaaccaccaccaccgcatcaccaacaaccacaccgacaaccaccaccacatcaccaacaaccacaccgacaaccaccaccaccgcatcaccaacaaccacaccgacaaccaccaccacatcaccaacaaccacaccgacaaccaccaccacatcaccaacaaccacaccgacaaccaccaccgcatcaccaacaaccacaccgacaaccaccaccacatcaccaacaaccacaccgacaaccaccaccaccgcatcaccaacaaccacaccgacaaccaccaccgcat
It encodes:
- the kifc3 gene encoding kinesin-like protein KIFC3 isoform X5, whose product is MFGTRKTWDLGDAPCLQELWKKDLSLDASSVDFLMSDGEDEGSFLSLPASAFSQRPSLTPDFSEAHLPGQQLLIQKVSWFYCWTTNDTLQEKVCEIQARLHSEERARQLQLQRLQQSHEQSVLENTSIIRTLQEELLSSQPSAPAEPQEERQPQKPTETQPSGPEREQLIAQLHTQVEELEVKLLDQTQEVGRLRSELGATDLEKHLELLVVENERLKQELKACRTSAAPPPAPPVSPACPACPHGQDAEALRGEVSRWEGQARQRERRLAEVERELLQSHAQRAELQAALEEGHSQLDESRRRRGDAEQRLGLRLQECEEELARQAAAPAPVKYVTQTVEVENAQTGRALAEARAQSGALTEQLLVQRQLLRELETQLHESQRSCTQLRTQILVYEGEMERAQGQLEVEMQSLEEEKNRVIEEAFVRAESEMKAVHDNLAGVRMNLLTLQPALRTLTCDYNLLKRQVQEFPYMLDKAIVEAKQEICQVINEVSAANQELLRKYKREMNLRKKCHNELVRLKGNIRVFCRVRPVSHEEHVSAESRNMVSFDSDDDAVLYLSNKGKTMTFDLDKVFPPQATQEEVFQEVQSLVTSCIDGFNVCIFAYGQTGSGKTYTMEGAGQNPGINQRALRLLFSEVMEKKPDWDYRITVSMVEIYNETLRNLLGDNPSEKLDIKMNPDGSGQLYVPGLTQITVQCPEDINRVFELGHMNRATACTNLNEHSSRSHALLVITVAGFNSATGNRTQGKLNLVDLAGSERIAKSGAEGSRLREAQCINKSLSALGDVINALRCRHSHVPFRNSRLTYLLQDSLSGDSKTLMMVQVSPLVSNMSESVCSLKFAQRVRSVELGSASAFKRVENSSTSSSPTHDSVELDSPPVTPVPLPISRASSAGSTLSSTSRTPSTRRRSQSQLSTDRQVDRGSPLVGDSGQDD
- the kifc3 gene encoding kinesin-like protein KIFC3 isoform X7; the protein is MSDGEDEGSFLSLPASAFSQRPSLTPDFSEAHLPGQQLLIQKVSWFYCWTTNDTLQEKVCEIQARLHSEERARQLQLQRLQQSHEQSVLENTSIIRTLQEELLSSQPSAPAEPQEERQPQKPTETQPSGPEREQLIAQLHTQVEELEVKLLDQTQEVGRLRSELGATDLEKHLELLVVENERLKQELKACRTSAAPPPAPPVSPACPACPHGQDAEALRGEVSRWEGQARQRERRLAEVERELLQSHAQRAELQAALEEGHSQLDESRRRRGDAEQRLGLRLQECEEELARQAAAPAPVKYVTQTVEVENAQTGRALAEARAQSGALTEQLLVQRQLLRELETQLHESQRSCTQLRTQILVYEGEMERAQGQLEVEMQSLEEEKNRVIEEAFVRAESEMKAVHDNLAGVRMNLLTLQPALRTLTCDYNLLKRQVQEFPYMLDKAIVEAKQEICQVINEVSAANQELLRKYKREMNLRKKCHNELVRLKGNIRVFCRVRPVSHEEHVSAESRNMVSFDSDDDAVLYLSNKGKTMTFDLDKVFPPQATQEEVFQEVQSLVTSCIDGFNVCIFAYGQTGSGKTYTMEGAGQNPGINQRALRLLFSEVMEKKPDWDYRITVSMVEIYNETLRNLLGDNPSEKLDIKMNPDGSGQLYVPGLTQITVQCPEDINRVFELGHMNRATACTNLNEHSSRSHALLVITVAGFNSATGNRTQGKLNLVDLAGSERIAKSGAEGSRLREAQCINKSLSALGDVINALRCRHSHVPFRNSRLTYLLQDSLSGDSKTLMMVQVSPLVSNMSESVCSLKFAQRVRSVELGSASAFKRVENSSTSSSPTHDSVELDSPPVTPVPLPISRASSAGSTLSSTSRTPSTRRRSQSQLSTDRQVDRGSPLVGDSGQDD
- the kifc3 gene encoding kinesin-like protein KIFC3 isoform X6, with protein sequence MFGTRKTWDLGDAPCLQELWKKDLSLDASSVDFLMSDGEDEGSFLSLPASAFSQRPSLTPDFSEAHLPGQQLLIQTLQEKVCEIQARLHSEERARQLQLQRLQQSHEQSVLENTSIIRTLQEELLSSQPSAPAEPQEERQPQKPTETQPSGPEREQLIAQLHTQVEELEVKLLDQTQEVGRLRSELGATDLEKHLELLVVENERLKQELKACRTSAAPPPAPPVSPACPACPHGQDAEALRGEVSRWEGQARQRERRLAEVERELLQSHAQRAELQAALEEGHSQLDESRRRRGDAEQRLGLRLQECEEELARQAAAPAPVKYVTQTVEVENAQTGRALAEARAQSGALTEQLLVQRQLLRELETQLHESQRSCTQLRTQILVYEGEMERAQGQLEVEMQSLEEEKNRVIEEAFVRAESEMKAVHDNLAGVRMNLLTLQPALRTLTCDYNLLKRQVQEFPYMLDKAIVEAKQEICQVINEVSAANQELLRKYKREMNLRKKCHNELVRLKGNIRVFCRVRPVSHEEHVSAESRNMVSFDSDDDAVLYLSNKGKTMTFDLDKVFPPQATQEEVFQEVQSLVTSCIDGFNVCIFAYGQTGSGKTYTMEGAGQNPGINQRALRLLFSEVMEKKPDWDYRITVSMVEIYNETLRNLLGDNPSEKLDIKMNPDGSGQLYVPGLTQITVQCPEDINRVFELGHMNRATACTNLNEHSSRSHALLVITVAGFNSATGNRTQGKLNLVDLAGSERIAKSGAEGSRLREAQCINKSLSALGDVINALRCRHSHVPFRNSRLTYLLQDSLSGDSKTLMMVQVSPLVSNMSESVCSLKFAQRVRSVELGSASAFKRVENSSTSSSPTHDSVELDSPPVTPVPLPISRASSAGSTLSSTSRTPSTRRRSQSQLSTGRLKLTA
- the kifc3 gene encoding kinesin-like protein KIFC3 isoform X1, with protein sequence MYVLCTLVVLTLHSLIKSYYKALEAKADPDAEPGRRRGGSDPERADGAPSGGRPGDGSGQRRVLSRGELAHCRLESQPGRAGRLYYAPNRRKLLKQPVQRSSALLCPAVMFGTRKTWDLGDAPCLQELWKKDLSLDASSVDFLMSDGEDEGSFLSLPASAFSQRPSLTPDFSEAHLPGQQLLIQKVSWFYCWTTNDTLQEKVCEIQARLHSEERARQLQLQRLQQSHEQSVLENTSIIRTLQEELLSSQPSAPAEPQEERQPQKPTETQPSGPEREQLIAQLHTQVEELEVKLLDQTQEVGRLRSELGATDLEKHLELLVVENERLKQELKACRTSAAPPPAPPVSPACPACPHGQDAEALRGEVSRWEGQARQRERRLAEVERELLQSHAQRAELQAALEEGHSQLDESRRRRGDAEQRLGLRLQECEEELARQAAAPAPVKYVTQTVEVENAQTGRALAEARAQSGALTEQLLVQRQLLRELETQLHESQRSCTQLRTQILVYEGEMERAQGQLEVEMQSLEEEKNRVIEEAFVRAESEMKAVHDNLAGVRMNLLTLQPALRTLTCDYNLLKRQVQEFPYMLDKAIVEAKQEICQVINEVSAANQELLRKYKREMNLRKKCHNELVRLKGNIRVFCRVRPVSHEEHVSAESRNMVSFDSDDDAVLYLSNKGKTMTFDLDKVFPPQATQEEVFQEVQSLVTSCIDGFNVCIFAYGQTGSGKTYTMEGAGQNPGINQRALRLLFSEVMEKKPDWDYRITVSMVEIYNETLRNLLGDNPSEKLDIKMNPDGSGQLYVPGLTQITVQCPEDINRVFELGHMNRATACTNLNEHSSRSHALLVITVAGFNSATGNRTQGKLNLVDLAGSERIAKSGAEGSRLREAQCINKSLSALGDVINALRCRHSHVPFRNSRLTYLLQDSLSGDSKTLMMVQVSPLVSNMSESVCSLKFAQRVRSVELGSASAFKRVENSSTSSSPTHDSVELDSPPVTPVPLPISRASSAGSTLSSTSRTPSTRRRSQSQLSTDRQVDRGSPLVGDSGQDD
- the kifc3 gene encoding kinesin-like protein KIFC3 isoform X4; this translates as MYVLCTLVVLTLHSLIKSYYKALEAKADPDAEPGRRRGGSDPERADGAPSGGRPGDGSGQRRVLSRGELAHCRLESQPGRAGRLYYAPNRRKLLKQPVQRSSALLCPAVMFGTRKTWDLGDAPCLQELWKKDLSLDASSVDFLMSDGEDEGSFLSLPASAFSQRPSLTPDFSEAHLPGQQLLIQTLQEKVCEIQARLHSEERARQLQLQRLQQSHEQSVLENTSIIRTLQEELLSSQPSAPAEPQEERQPQKPTETQPSGPEREQLIAQLHTQVEELEVKLLDQTQEVGRLRSELGATDLEKHLELLVVENERLKQELKACRTSAAPPPAPPVSPACPACPHGQDAEALRGEVSRWEGQARQRERRLAEVERELLQSHAQRAELQAALEEGHSQLDESRRRRGDAEQRLGLRLQECEEELARQAAAPAPVKYVTQTVEVENAQTGRALAEARAQSGALTEQLLVQRQLLRELETQLHESQRSCTQLRTQILVYEGEMERAQGQLEVEMQSLEEEKNRVIEEAFVRAESEMKAVHDNLAGVRMNLLTLQPALRTLTCDYNLLKRQVQEFPYMLDKAIVEAKQEICQVINEVSAANQELLRKYKREMNLRKKCHNELVRLKGNIRVFCRVRPVSHEEHVSAESRNMVSFDSDDDAVLYLSNKGKTMTFDLDKVFPPQATQEEVFQEVQSLVTSCIDGFNVCIFAYGQTGSGKTYTMEGAGQNPGINQRALRLLFSEVMEKKPDWDYRITVSMVEIYNETLRNLLGDNPSEKLDIKMNPDGSGQLYVPGLTQITVQCPEDINRVFELGHMNRATACTNLNEHSSRSHALLVITVAGFNSATGNRTQGKLNLVDLAGSERIAKSGAEGSRLREAQCINKSLSALGDVINALRCRHSHVPFRNSRLTYLLQDSLSGDSKTLMMVQVSPLVSNMSESVCSLKFAQRVRSVELGSASAFKRVENSSTSSSPTHDSVELDSPPVTPVPLPISRASSAGSTLSSTSRTPSTRRRSQSQLSTDRQVDRGSPLVGDSGQDD